In Trifolium pratense cultivar HEN17-A07 linkage group LG7, ARS_RC_1.1, whole genome shotgun sequence, a genomic segment contains:
- the LOC123894500 gene encoding soyasapogenol B glucuronide galactosyltransferase-like produces the protein MNKFPSSQLVEIAHALEDSGKDFIWVVRKIEDGEDGGFLREFEKRVKERNKGYLIWGWAPQLLILEHAAVGAVVTHCGWNTIMESVNAGLSLATWPLFAEQFYNERLLVGVLKIGVAVGAKEWRNWNEFGDDVVKREDIGKAIGLLMGSGEECLEMRRRAKALSGAAKKAIEFGGSSHTKLKELIEDLKLFKLEKVKNKLEGVA, from the coding sequence TCGGGCAAAGATTTCATTTGGGTTGTAAGAAAAATCGAAGATGGCGAAGATGGTGGTTTTTTGAGGGAGTTTGAGAAGAGAGTAAAGGAAAGAAACAAGGGCTATTTAATTTGGGGTTGGGCACCACAACTTCTGATACTAGAACATGCTGCAGTTGGAGCTGTGGTGACTCATTGTGGGTGGAATACTATTATGGAAAGTGTGAATGCAGGTTTGTCATTGGCTACTTGGCCTCTTTTCGCCGAACAATTTTACAACGAGAGGTTGTTGGTTGGTGTGTTGAAGATTGGTGTGGCAGTTGGAGCAAAGGAATGGAGGAATTGGAATGAGTTTGGAGATGATGTGGTGAAGAGGGAGGATATAGGAAAAGCAATTGGTTTATTGATGGGAAGTGGAGAAGAGTGTTTGGAAATGAGGAGAAGAGCCAAAGCACTTAGTGGTGCTGCAAAGAAAGCTATAGAGTTTGGTGGTTCTTCTCACACTAAATTGAAGGAACTAATTGAGGATCTCAAGTTATTCAAACTTGAAAAGGTTAAGAACAAATTGGAGGGAGTGGCTTAG